A window from Toxoplasma gondii ME49 chromosome IX, whole genome shotgun sequence encodes these proteins:
- a CDS encoding WD domain, G-beta repeat-containing protein (encoded by transcript TGME49_289550), with the protein MATESRSTISAVCWVPRGKAALNPTSYVLASQELSELRSLKDTLIKSRKQGNSRASSEKERGRAPPPDREEAEAEWEDDDGESSADDEAECQGGEREAEQDVDMDDDEEEEGSQFFGVLKEDGAATLNDPYLQMGEEDSDEEEANIILPTDLILVAATAEHDFSSLEVYVYDEDRGSFYVHHDILTGGFPLCLEWLSTSPATGGQANLVASGSFDPEISIWNLDVLDRVDAVCTLGKKKETALKRGRGDKKKRRQKQTQSGEAQGSAASTHSTESNDSHEGPVMCLHVSPIKSQILASGSADETVRLWDLTNGACLHTYRHHQNKVQALRWHPVEEAVLLSASYDRRAALVDVRKPDSVMYAPLKADAEACCWDRHRPMNFWASAEDGSICCIDVRKLSNSSASSKDSKAANAALVWSLRAHKGAASGLADSSIKDLMVTSGIDGVAKLWHVTGAASGVAEAEVSATCGSAANKSGAPSLVFERDLKGGPLYCCQSNEDLPNVLGFGGNCVVLWDITDTDVVKSAFHLKG; encoded by the exons ATGGCTACAGAGTCGCGGAGCACGATCAGCGCTGTGTGCTGGGTTCCTCGCGGCAAGGCTGCACTGAATCCGACGTCTTACGTTCTCGCGTCTCAGGAGCTGTCGGAGTTGCGTAGCTTGAAAGATACTTTGATCAAGAGCAGAAAGCAAGGGAACTCGAGGGCATCGTCTGAAAAAGAGCGAGGCCGCGCGCCGCCCCCCGACagggaagaagccgaagcaGAATGGGAGGATGATGATGGCGAGAGCTCAGCGGACGACGAAGCTGAGTGTCagggcggcgagagagaagctgaacAAGATGTAGACAtggacgacgacgaagaagaggaag GCTCGCAGTTCTTCGGCGTCTTGAAGGAAGATGGCGCCGCGACGCTGAACGACCCGTACCTTCAGatgggagaggaagacagtgacgaagaagaagcaaacatCATTCTTCCGACAGATCTCATTCTCGTCGCCGCCACTGCTGAGCACGATTTCAGCTCTCTGGAGGTGTACGTCTACGATGAAGACAGAGGGAGCTTCTATGTGCACCACGATATTCTG ACGGGAGGCTTCCCCCTTTGCCTCGAGTGGCTGAGCACGAGCCCTGCGACCGGCGGCCAGGCGAACCTGGTCGCGAGCGGTTCGTTCGATCCCGAAATCAGCATTTGGAATTTGGATGTCTTGGACCGCGTCGacgctgtctgtacactcggcaagaagaaggaaacggctCTGAAGCGCGGGcgcggagacaagaagaaaagacggcagaagcagacgcagagtgGCGAGGCGCAGGGAAGCGCCGCCTCCACTCACAGCACCGAGAGCAACGACTCGCACGAAGGCCCTGTCATGTGTCTCCATGTCTCTCCCATCAAAAG TCAGATCCTCGCGAGTGGATCCGCAGATGAAACAGTGCGGCTCTGGGACCTGACGAATGGCGCATGTCTCCACACATACCGGCATCATCAGAACAAG GTCCAAGCGCTGCGCTGGCACCCAGTGGAAGAGGCGGTgcttctctcggcttcgtACGACCGCCGCGCCGCTCTCGTTGACGTGCGAAAACCTGACAGTGTG ATGTACGCGCCTCTgaaggcagacgcagaggcctGCTGCTGGGACCGACATCGGCCAATGAATTTCTGG GCGTCTGCGGAAGACGGCAGCATTTGCTGCATCGACGTTCGCAAGCTGTCGAACTCCTCGGCCTCGTCGAAGGACTCTAAAGCTGCAAACGCCGCCCTCGTCTGGTCTCTGCGGGCCCACAAAGGCGCCGCCTCCGGTCTCGCCGACAGCAGCATCAAAGACTTGATGGTAACGAGTGGCATCGACGGAGTGGCGAAACTTTGGCATGTCACGGGCGCGGCCTCGGGGGTCGCGGAAGCTGAAGTTTCTGCAACCTGCGGCTCTGCGGCAAACAAGTCGGGTGCTCCCTCTCTTGTTTTTGAAAGAGACTTAAAAGGA GGCCCTCTGTACTGCTGCCAAAGCAATGAAGATCTACCTAATGTCCTCGGCTTCGGCGGCAATTGCGTCGTTCTGTGGGACATCACTGACACAGATGTTGTCAAAAGCGCATTCCACCTCAAAGGCTAA
- a CDS encoding RNA recognition motif-containing protein (encoded by transcript TGME49_289560), with protein MSRLYASIKGRDTYYDRRTARSKEDWQEKVSRSCVVYVGNLNFSTTEDELYEVFSQAGLIRRVVMGLNRQTRAPCGFAFVEFFRPQSAQIAVAVLNGCSCDGRVIRVDADSGEDIDGDRKYGRGFTGRQWRDEYREEYDVGRGGEGRKRSREEQALETPVVYAPMHAMPGAAGLFPAQPVAGAFVSVSSDNLPPWSRVVKARTVASVPPPPPGVLSTEAFALGVQAGAPSAGSAAFGSYLQLVGNAQTGGNSRRNARENNPFAGAGTGFFKGPGRKGAGRRR; from the exons ATGTCGCGCCTCTACGCGAGCATCAAAGGCCGCGACACCTACTACGATCGCCGGACGGCGAGGAGCAAAGAGGACTGGCAGGAGAAAGTTTCGCGTTCCTGCGTCGTGTACGTTGGAAACTTGAACTTTTCTACGACAGAAGATGAGCTCTACGAA GTCTTCAGCCAGGCAGGCCTGATTCGCCGAGTGGTGATGGGTCTGAACAGGCAAACGCGCGCGCCCTGCGGATTCGCCTTCGTCGAGTTCTTTCGTCCGCAGTCCGCGCAGATCGCAGTCGCCGTTCTGAATGGATGTTCCTGCGATGGACGTGTGATTCGCGTAGACGCAGACAGTGGCGAAGACATCGACGGAGACCGGAAATACGGACGAG GATTCACCGGTCGACAGTGGCGCGACGAGTATCGCGAGGAGTACGATGTCggtcgaggaggcgaaggccgTAAACGGTCACGGGAAGAACAAGCGCTGGAAACTCCTGTTGTGTATGCGCCGATGCATGCGATGCCAGGCGCGGCAGGCCTGTTCCCAGCGCAGCCTGTCGCGGGCGCCTTTGTCTCGGTGTCGAGTGACAATTTGCCTCCGTGGTCTCGAGTAGTGAAAGCGAGGACAGTTGCAAGCGTCCCGCCTCCGCCCCCTGGAGTTCTCTCGACAGAGGCGTTTGCGTTGGGGGTCCAGGCAGGCGCGCCAAGCGCAGGCAGCGCCGCGTTTGGGTCGTATCTGCAGCTGGTTGGAAATGCGCAGACTGGAGGCAACTcgcgcagaaacgcgagagaaaacaatCCGTTTGCAGGTGCAGGCACCGGATTCTTCAAGGGTCCAGGCCGCAAAGGCGCGGGGCGAAGGCGATGA